The Magnolia sinica isolate HGM2019 chromosome 11, MsV1, whole genome shotgun sequence DNA window tcattggaattctagataataataataaaacagtgTGCAACACTCCCCCAAACAAGCTTCCTGTGGGCCTGTTAACCAAGACAACTTGTATCTTAGGGTGTTGAAGTATcattaagggaaaaaaagaacCTAAAAGGAACTCTTATCAGGAAGATGAAATATAAGTGCACCACCAAAAAACCAGTCGAAATACAGACCTAGGAGACATAGTAGTTGAGGTTATCAAAGCATCACCAGCTAGGTACTTTTAGGCAGTGAACATATGAAAGAAGTATTCTCAAAGATGAGATGGTTTTCTTTAAGAAATCTCATAAAGATTTATttacctgattcaaacaactcACTCAACCTCCTAAAAAATCCTTCAACTACAACAGTAAAGAAGCAGATGCATATAAATAACTGGCAATTTAGGATTAGCAAGTTCAGCATCATCATCGAATGATAAAATAAACTCTGAAAGGTGTAACtgtgcctttttttctttttaaaaataaaaaataaaaaattaatctttttgttactatttttctttttttatgagagagggagggagagagagagagagagagagagagagagagagagagagagaagataagtTTGCCAAGTGCATATCACAACAAAGACAAATCATTTCTAAGGAgccaaataaaaacaaaataaaataacactAATCAAAGAAATGCTAGATGTTTCAACAGTGCTAGGAAATCAGTGGAGGCCACATCCCTTAGGGCAAGGTCATTAATTAATGAATGGGCCTCTTGTTCTCCTAAATTGTGGGAttgtaattttgattttcttgGGAAGCTTCTAGGTCACCTCCTCTTCGCCGCtatctttttgtaattttgttttgCTTTTCTCAATAAAagtctcattctctctctcaaaaaaaaaaaaaaaaaactaaaataataataataaagaattcATTATACCTCTGGTGGCACTCCAACTGGATACTCTAGAAGATTAGAGGCTGCCGAAGCATTCATTGCTAAATCCCCATACAAACCAAACCTCTCAAATTTCATCCCCAACTGTTGGCTTCTCCCGGAAGCCAAGCTTTTGGATTCTTCAAAACGCTTTAGCACCCGAGGTGGGAAGCCTTTTGAGGTCAATTCATTGTCTGAATGCCATCCATGAATTAGTGCAGCAGAAGCCGCCTCATCATGCACCGCATCTTTTGTACTTTCCTCATCAGATAAGCTATGATATGTCTCCATATTACTGTGGCTTGAGCTATGTTTACCAATCTCCTCTTCATTCCAGGACAAAGCCAGGTGCCTTTCTGCTACCGTAGGAGAAGTTGTATAAGGTAATGAAGATCCAGAAACTTTGCGCAATAGACCATCCGAAACCCCTTTGACTTGGCGAACAATATCATCCATAGCATCATCCACATTGActgtgaaaaataaaaaggaataaaAATTAACCAATTGGGACATCAGTAATTACTTTTGGAGTTGGAATTCAAGGAACTAACATGAAGGCTAACCAGCAGGAACATTGACCAGAAAAATAGCACCATCATGCAGGCATTATATTCTCACTAGCATTCTATAACAAGCCAAGAGACACATCTCTCAGGTCTATGATCTGATTAAGAAGGTGAGCATGGTTCATTACCACGTTTACTTCAGTAtggaaaaatgaaataaaaaatagcGCTTCATTGAGAACTGGCAAGTCTTTCATTCATAAGTGGTTAAACTAAAACATCATATGCATTTGCTTCTAATTATTGCTTAACGTGCACACCTAAAACCTTCAATTGCTTATAGTTGTTCACATGGAGGTCTTGAAAATAGTCACTAATAGTGCCTTCAATGTCAGGTTGGCAAAGCCTGGTGACCTGGTCTGGGCATCCCAAACCATTCCCACTGCCACCCCTGCATCAACAACACATTAACCGTTTTGAATCCGCACACAACAACGTGTATACCAAGCAGCCCCAGTGCCCTGTTCAACTCCCagttttttttcaatgtattcaTGGCAAAGCAgcgctttgctaagcccacacatgtaTATAAGGCAACTCATGTACACGTCACCCATGCACCACCATGGCACATAGGTAGGAGACCTAATACATCCACCAGAGGTACCAATTTGTAGATGCCCTGGACCCagaatcaggtcagtccactagtcaggtgggACAGTTTATTTTTAAATGCATGGCTGAGAAAAAATTAGCTGAAGTTTTGTAACTGGTCCACCTGGGACGGGGGtcggtggatccttgactgtggggcccaccatgatgtatgtgtattatatccacaccatccatatgtttgaccggatcattttagggtatgagcccaagaatgcagcagatccaaatctcaggtggaccacaccactggaaacagcggtgattgaacgcccacctttaaaaactttttgggggccaccaaaatgtttatttgccatccatcctgttgataaggtcacacaaaactAGATGAagtgaccacacaaatatcagcttgatccaaaacatgtggcccacaaagtttttaatgttcaatcaccGCTATTTCCTTAAATGTGGtctgcatgagatttggatttgctgcatttttgggttcatgtgctaaaatgatttggcgaaatgtatggacggcgtggatataatacatatacatcaaggtgggccccacggacagGGATCCACCAAAGCAGGGTCCGTCCACTTGTTCCTAATATAGTCGCCCCCCCTACTGAGTGGACCAGTTTTCTTTCTAGGTGAGAAGATCTCCAGGGTAAGACCTAAGGTATTCTGTATCAGTACCGGTGGCCATAATGGTCACCACTGTTATTAATACAAGGTATCAACGTAACAGCCGATATACCCCCGTATcaattgaaatttttttcctcAAAGACTTCTAGAAAATATTCGAAAAATCcagaaaaatgtaaatattccaaatttgaattttttattattattttgaacttGTTTATGGTAGTGTAGCGGTCCACTGATTGATGAGAATATTGTATCGGGCCGTCTGATGAACTTATGAACCTAACAACCTGAGACTGACTTGAAACCTTCTACATTTAATTTCGAACTATATAATATCAACgataaatttattagaatgaatGCAATACTAAAACATTTCACATTTGTAGGGTTTACTATTATTTATAGTGTTAGTTTATTAAATACTTCGTGACTCATGTACATTTCATTTCAACATCAGAGTCTAGAGACTTTTGTGTcttattatgtaattcatatacctaacaatttgatatcatttttccCAATAGATCTTAAGAAAAAATTCGGGGCTGATTTGGTCGAACACTCAATGTGCTAAATCGGCCTCAAATTCTCACTAACAgatcagtggacatttattggacagggAAAAAATATCAAATTGTCATATTTCAAAAACCAAGTGTCTGCAAATTATGGTTAAAATATGGTTCAAAAAACAAAATCAGCAATTAAAAtcgttcaaacaatttgatttaggattgtgacttagcaacaacattcccataatttaattggttaattttgagttacaATATACCccatgcaatgttttaaatatcgatgatatcggctgatatatcccacgatatttcttgtatcccacctatgcgatccGAAACGCACAAATAataggatatatcccacatgttcgatccggtgagcattttttttctgtaaatcattgtcaaattgttacaaatccatgttttgttatgttttgcatgaaaattcatggattgggagcttcgattttgagatttggagaatGATCAAGttgtagaaatttgaaaaataaaaataaaattttctcaacttcttgcaaattggttgcaatctgtgtccaaacatagaatcaaacatgtatgtaacctgatttagtgattcttattttgcttttgaatgtatttcttgtgtttccacacgtcttcttacatttataaattatatgaataaattttgaatatacttgcatcaattcagttagacaacacatagattaggactccaaataaagaaaacctattatgtgcacttgttttttgtgatgttttgatttgtaagtgtgtattgatgtcttttttaacaatcactgaaatttcattgaaaaaatcgaccaatttccaatgtttccccatgtttccaacaacaatgatacattacgcgatacaatcgatatatcccatatgataaccaatatgtatccgtatcccaagggtgcaatacgtaacgcgatactgatatttcgaaaaTTAACCTCATGTACAATTTCTTAAGGCCTTgtacatgggcccaccttgatgtatgtgttgtatatccatgccgatccatctgttttgccaactcattttacgtcatgatccaaaaatgaggcatatccaaatctcaagtggaccactaacGGTTGAGGCCCtaaacgtggggcccacttcgatgtgtgttgtatccatgccttgatattttttggcatgagcccaaaaattttaGGGCAGGGCACAAATGCTACTAAACagtgctctatgagccccaccattatgcatacgttttatccacactatccatccagtttgccaactcattttattgcataagcccaaaaatgagacagattcaattcttaggtggaccacacgacagaaaacagtggtgattgaatgatcaccattaaaaacttcctagggtccattgtaatgtttatttgccatccaacctgttgattacatcacacagacttggacaaagggaaaacacaaatatcagcttccaaaacttgtggccccaaagaagtttgtaatggtgatcgctcaatcatcactattaaaaacttcctagggtccattgtaatgtttatttgccatccaacctgttgattacatcacacagacttggacaaagggaaaacacaaatatcagcttccaaaacttgtggccccaaagaagtttgtaatggtggtcgctcaatcatcactgtttcctatggtgtggtccacctgagatttggatctgcctcatttttttgctcatgccataaaatgatctggaaaaatggatggatggcacggataaaacgaatacatcgtggtggggcccacagagcaccatccaGTAGTGACTGGCTACTGGCAATGTTAGTAGGCAATCCACGTCTGTGGGTGAGGCcctgatcatggggcccactgcaatgtatgtgtagtatattcatgtcatccatctgttttgctagcttTTAGGGaacggtcccaaaaatgaagcagatgcaaatctcaggtagaagaatgaagaaggagaagaaaacacAGGGCCGGCGCAGcagagtagaagaagaagaagaagagagccaAGTATTTGTTTTTTActcttttttggattttttttttcttctttttcgttTGCTTCCCTGTCACAGGGCCATAACGGCCATCATAGCCTATAACAGCCGATTTGGGGACTACAACAGCCATTGTGGTTCCTTTTTTCTCCCACACCCCACCTTGGCCATTACTAGTACAAATCGGCCAATATGGCCGACACGTAACCGTTTTGGTACACCTTGGTCAGACCCacctatttcatgatttgaaTATTGCACCTTTCGGCCACAGTGGCACATATGGTGGAGTGTATATGGTATTTCTAGTGCACATGTTTGGGCTTAGTGAAGCTCTACAGAGGAATACACATAATATAAAATGCTGAATGTTAAAAAGACAAATGGAAATAATTGAAAGCAACCAAAGAGAACCACATACCCGCCAATGTCTTCATCACTGAGGTAGATTTTCCAAAAGCATAATTCTTCAGAACAAAACAATATAAAGGATTAGAGGGTGGCAACTATTGTTCATGTTTAAAAGAACCTAAATGTGCCTAAAGATACAAACATGTGCATGTCCACCAGAAGTGACAGGACTCAGGATTGCAGAAATCAATATGTTGAATGGCTGCATACCTTTGAGGTAACACTTAAAAAATCCCACACTTCATGTTGTTCTGCAACATTGGCTATTGACAAAAGATCCTGAAAGAAAGAACATATCAGAAagcagcccgatagaaccgaTACACAATCGAAGGAATGCAAAGCAGGGCAACTATATCACACTTGCAAATATTTGTCAAGCAGAATACACCGCTGGTGAACAAAAGAATCCTCGATGCTTGATGAAAGAAACCTCTTTGGAGGCAAATGTAATGTATAATTTGGTATATCTTTAAGATACCGATGGAGTCGCTCAAAGTTTCTGTATCTGCAGACAATAAGTCATAAAATATCAGTCGAAATTCCCAAATGTAGAACTCTCCATTCTGATGCAGAAAGACATTTTAGGAACTGTCTTAGACTTAGTGCCAAGGATTTTAGAAAATATATGACTACCAACAGGATTCATGAGAAAATAACTGTGGTCAGAAGGAATGCTAGAGGACAAAAAATTTGCTCAACCTAAGATATACATAGCTAAGATAAAAGTATTTCAAAAgataagtatcttcttttcacaAACCAGGTCAAAAAGTATTTCAAAAGAGAAGTACCTTCTTTTCACAAACCAGGTCTTATTCTCTGCATCTCTCACAGCGATTGAATAAACTGCAAAAGATTTTGACCCAATCTTCTCGAAATATGCTCCCACAACCTATAGAAAATTGTAAGCACTATGATATGAAGCAAAGATACAATGTAAAGATAAATTAAAAGGTTTGTATAAGATAGAAACATGAAAGTAAAGATGTTAATGAAGCTACCATGACCTTAAccattttcatctttctcaagaTACCAACACTAAGGGCATGTTTCCTTTCCAGTTCATGGGTCTCTTAATAAAATCCTCattacctctcaaaaaaaaaaaaaagagggcatGTTTGTTTAGAGAGAAAACCCTGGAAATCGGTGGAAAATCAATTGATTTCCACTTATGGGAAATTTGACCCTTTTGCAGAAGTAGAGAAAACTGTTGAATCAGTGTCCTTTTCCACAATATTACTCAAAACTCGAAAGGTGTGTAAAACCATTTCCCCAATAAAAACCACAGTATTTCTCAATTGGTGGGAAAATGCTATGACCTCTGATGCGATGTTTAAAGTTGTCATTATTGCACTTTGTCTTGGTTTAGGTAGATTTACCCATTCAAAAACGCAAAACAAACAATGGGAATGGAAAAAGAAATGCATTTCTGTAGAAATTCACCTTGCTAAACAAACATTTGAAATGGAAAAGGATTTGCTTCCTTTTCTGATTTAaggattccaaaaaaaaaaaaaaacaggcacGTAAAACTTGTAGCATtggtttccaaaaataaaataaaattaaggaCTTTAAAAAGAGCTACTGGTATTTATATATGTACTAGTGCAAATTATACACATGCAACCAGGCATAAGACTTCAGGCACAAGTACAAGCAATGTGCGTCAAACTCTAGATTCTAGAACCAGCCTATCATTAagccaactgatctttagataaAGTAACTTTATCAATGCTTATCTGAAAGAAAGTATAATAACAGGTATCCTCAAATCCatggtaaataaaaaaaaaaaaaatagaggatgCATTCTTAAAAGATTCCAGTAAAGTGATGCTGCACACTGAATCATGAGTTAAAGGCAGAACAAAGATAACAGTTCACcaaccttcttcctcttcttcgtcttttttcccttttagaaGGATGATAGTTCACTGAGAAAGAGTGAAATACACAAATTGATGTAAGAAGTTACTCACCCGACATTTGAGCTTGGGGACATGCAAGGATCCTTCACCGTGGAGAACCACTTCAGAGACACTGACACCACTGGACCCTTCTTCCTTCTGGAAGTCCAAATGTGGGTTACGTAACTCCTTGGCACCCAAAGCCTCCCCAGTTTCTCCTATAAGTGTTTTGTCAATATCAGGGAGACTTTTCAAGGCAGAAGTACTATTGGAACGCTTAAGCAGTCTCATGTTGCCTTCAGCAGCTTGGTTGGTATGCTCCTTCCATTCATTAACAAGGTGACCTCCCTCAAAAGATGGTACCTTGTTCAGATCTTGAGATAATTGAGGTTTGACATGTACCTCTCCACTTACTTGAGAATGAGACGACCCATGCTTTTCCCGCACCACAAATTTATCTTCTGTTCTTGTTGGACTTCCATGTTTGTCAGTTAACTTTTCATTCCCCGTGTTTCCAACATGCCCACTGGTGCTAATGGTTCCTGAAGTCTTCTTTACCGGTCCTTTAGTTcctattctaacatgactgtcacttttatttttataatttcttcCTTTGGTCCACATGTTTTCAAGATTTTCGGGAGCAAGAACTTGGGTTCTTCTCTGCGTTGCAGCATCCAAACTCCTTGCCCAATCTGCTGGACGTGAATGCATATCATGCACACAATCAGCCTGGGACATTTCTCCATGATTAGTAATTTTTGCCATTGCCAATGCCAATGCCATGTCACTGGATTGATTTGAAGCTCCTGTGGTAACAGAATGATGACTGGTTACATCAGTTGACTTATCATGTCTGGCCTCTTTACTCCTGTCATCTTTAGCAGCAAGGAAAATACATTCAAGCAACTCATTGATATACCTGAAATAGGGAAATGGTTTGGTTGAAGATGGATTTTTCCCATAGAAAACAAAGAACGGAACAACTTGTGAAAATAACAGCAGGGACAACACTGTACACTATCTCGTAATACCCAATCTAAATAGTACAAAATCCAGTTGTAGTGCATCAAGTTCCACAACATTAATCTCTATATTCAACAGCTACTATTCATACCAAGGAAAAAGATCAACCATACAGACTTATGTACATCAGTCCGAGTACTCTCCAGAGACTTCAAAACTTATAGGTACATTTCCTTCATGGAGGTATCATTCAACCCTAAGAAGACTATTGGGTTGCATCATATCACAGGAGGTTCCTTCTTAAATAAAACAAATGTGCATATTTTGTAGCTTTATAAACACCACCCATAGGTATAGTTGCATGCATAGTTGTATACATTAAGAAAAGCAGAAACACATTCTTTCATAATAGACATTTTGCTTGAAGCCAGCTAGAAAAAGGGGAACGCAGGTGCAGTTTGCTCCCCTGCACCAGAAGAAGGGTattccatttttacagatcactttcctttttctaaaTAGATTACGGATTATTTCCTATTGCCTCAACATCAACCATTTTTATCAGCCACAAAATTATCTCCATCTGCATGTGACCTGGAAAACAGAGATGGAGTAGCCATGTGACAAGGGTTTTTGAGACATGGTGATGCATCCAAGACCATACACAATCAATCGGAGGATACATCTAGGACCCACAAGCTGATCAATCAAAGATCAGCCCCACCCAAGTGTCCTAGTCAAGTATCTCAACCACTTTTGAGGGACAAGATTGGTCCGAtggaagatgaatggtttggatgtgcATTCTGAGCCATATTAGTAACCTTCCAGTTAATTGTTAGGGTTAGGGCTAGTTAAACTAATTCCGCATTTGTATTTTCATCACATTCTTTGTGGGCCATTTTATGGGCATTTAACAATGTCAGAATGAGATGAAATTGGTCCCATGCGATAACCTATTAAGTTAGCTTTCAAACAagccaagatcatgcaattccacCGCTGGGTTATGGCcaatgtatataaggtccatatgatggtgatgggattcaagggcaatttggtcatttGCTATTTTATTAGGGCTTTCTTAGTTGTCGGATTCCATATAAACTATAACGAACTCCTTACTTGTAACAAAGGATttaagatattaaaaaaaaaaaaaaagattcgaGGCTCCTCTTTTTGGTTCCATTTTATGGAAAAGAGAGGCGGGTGTGATCCCTAGCACTTGGCTAGTGGATGGTTGGGTTCTTCCCTACaatcttgtttttcttttatctGAACCATTTGGGATTTGCATTAATTGGTATCAACGCAAGTTCTCCTTCCTTGGGAGGGAACTCTGAGACTTTTCCTCTCTTGCTCtatcttctctcttctccttttattTATCCCCTCCCTTTCCCTCCAAAAACCATCTCCCTCTTCTTTAATTCTTCCTTTTTCACCCGTCCCCATAGTTCCCCATCAACATGCTCCCCTTCTTTCCCAAACCTTCTAAGCCGAGCCCATCCCATCAAACCGTTTTCCCTTCCCCCCAAAACTGCATGCCCATCATATCAAAACGTACCCATTCCCCAAATCCATCAAAGCCCAAACCTAAAGTTCAGCACATGTTTTGTATAAGAAATGTCGATGAAAGGAAGATATTCATATGCTTTGTATGATTATTCTGATTCCAGACTCTCATGCTTAGTATGGCCATCCATATTCATCTCCTGAGTACCTGATTCCTATCCAGGTTACCATAACTATTATAGTCATTATTCATATTATCCCAAGTCTTACCGTCTTCCTGTGTGCCTCACAGCGATCCCTATCAACGCCCCTCTTGATGTTATGAACCAGAGCAGCAATATGTCAGTTACTCAAATACACTCTGTCGCATGAAAATATCAGCAAAAAGCAAGGATTTTCAATAGATGCGTGAGGAACAGTTAACAGAAACCAAGGAAGAGATTTAAGCAATCAAGAATTCAAGACAGAGATTGCATAAGGTTTCAAGGATATTTCATGGAATATCAAAACTTGCTTCTAACCTTGATTGAACAGGGGTTTGAATCCttgccttggtggtagactctcaggagtttcaacacgaggtcttgggttcgaataccgataggtggtgaaatcccactacagcaggACATGGACACTAGCacctttttttttctgaaaagatGACTAGATCCATTCAAGAAAAACCAAAAGAGGAGGGAATCTACAACACAAATATAGGGGCACAAAGCTCcaactttcaaaaaataaaaaactgaagaATTAGATCCTTTGCTTGTGAGCACAAACGAAATGTTTAACCCTCCAATCAAGGATCGAATCTCTTAAACAACATAAACACAAGCAGAAAGAACATCCCGTCCCCTTTTGACCCCAGATATCA harbors:
- the LOC131218612 gene encoding uncharacterized protein LOC131218612 isoform X4; protein product: MKAMNSLQDLIEEAKVRTLWWAICVFGIAYFLSHTSKSMWTNIPISILMLSGLRLLSYEVDFRWKVRPVHRQSYLSHLQKKQLSLDDPRLSTLPTAPRWKRKIDSPLVEAAIDDFINKILQDFMVDLWYSSITPDKEAPEQIHILINDVLGEISRRLKQINLLDLLTRDMVDLIGNHLDLYRRNQSSIGADVMGILSSDERDERLRHHLIASKELHPALLSPECEYKVLQRLMGGVLAVVLRPREAQCPLVRCFARELLTCLVMQPIMNLASPGYINELLECIFLAAKDDRSKEARHDKSTDVTSHHSVTTGASNQSSDMALALAMAKITNHGEMSQADCVHDMHSRPADWARSLDAATQRRTQVLAPENLENMWTKGRNYKNKSDSHVRIGTKGPVKKTSGTISTSGHVGNTGNEKLTDKHGSPTRTEDKFVVREKHGSSHSQVSGEVHVKPQLSQDLNKVPSFEGGHLVNEWKEHTNQAAEGNMRLLKRSNSTSALKSLPDIDKTLIGETGEALGAKELRNPHLDFQKEEGSSGVSVSEVVLHGEGSLHVPKLKCRVVGAYFEKIGSKSFAVYSIAVRDAENKTWFVKRRYRNFERLHRYLKDIPNYTLHLPPKRFLSSSIEDSFVHQRCILLDKYLQDLLSIANVAEQHEVWDFLSVTSKNYAFGKSTSVMKTLAVNVDDAMDDIVRQVKGVSDGLLRKVSGSSLPYTTSPTVAERHLALSWNEEEIGKHSSSHSNMETYHSLSDEESTKDAVHDEAASAALIHGWHSDNELTSKGFPPRVLKRFEESKSLASGRSQQLGMKFERFGLYGDLAMNASAASNLLEYPVGVPPEWTPPNVSVPLLNLVDKIFQLNRRGWLRRQVFWISKQILQLVMEDAIDDWLLRQIQWLRRDDIIAQGIRWVQDVLWPNGTFFLKFENNQDEVNSIQYSQKPAQTGSRIGGDKVSHPSSFEMQLEAARRASYVKKMLLEQQ
- the LOC131218612 gene encoding uncharacterized protein LOC131218612 isoform X2 — its product is MKAMNSLQDLIEEAKVRTLWWAICVFGIAYFLSHTSKSMWTNIPISILMLSGLRLLSYEVDFRWKVRPVHRQSYLSHLQKKQLSLDDPRLSTLPTAPRWKRKIDSPLVEAAIDDFINKILQDFMVDLWYSSITPDKEAPEQIHILINDVLGEISRRLKQINLLDLLTRDMVDLIGNHLDLYRRNQSSIGADVMGILSSDERDERLRHHLIASKELHPALLSPECEYKVLQRLMGGVLAVVLRPREAQCPLVRCFARELLTCLVMQPIMNLASPGYINELLECIFLAAKDDRSKEARHDKSTDVTSHHSVTTGASNQSSDMALALAMAKITNHGEMSQADCVHDMHSRPADWARSLDAATQRRTQVLAPENLENMWTKGRNYKNKSDSHVRIGTKGPVKKTSGTISTSGHVGNTGNEKLTDKHGSPTRTEDKFVVREKHGSSHSQVSGEVHVKPQLSQDLNKVPSFEGGHLVNEWKEHTNQAAEGNMRLLKRSNSTSALKSLPDIDKTLIGETGEALGAKELRNPHLDFQKEEGSSGVSVSEVVLHGEGSLHVPKLKCRVVGAYFEKIGSKSFAVYSIAVRDAENKTWFVKRRYRNFERLHRYLKDIPNYTLHLPPKRFLSSSIEDSFVHQRCILLDKYLQDLLSIANVAEQHEVWDFLSVTSKNYAFGKSTSVMKTLAVNVDDAMDDIVRQVKGVSDGLLRKVSGSSLPYTTSPTVAERHLALSWNEEEIGKHSSSHSNMETYHSLSDEESTKDAVHDEAASAALIHGWHSDNELTSKGFPPRVLKRFEESKSLASGRSQQLGMKFERFGLYGDLAMNASAASNLLEYPVGVPPEWTPPNVSVPLLNLVDKIFQLNRRGWLRRQVFWISKQILQLVMEDAIDDWLLRQIQWLRRDDIIAQGIRWVQDVLWPNGTFFLKFENNQDEVNSIQYSQKPAQTGSRIGGDKVSHPSSFEMQLEAARRASYVKKMLLGGAPTALVSLIGPKQYRRCAKDIYYFSQSTICVKQLAYCMLELLLLSLFPELQDLVVDIHEKKDVHPA
- the LOC131218612 gene encoding uncharacterized protein LOC131218612 isoform X3 produces the protein MKAMNSLQDLIEEAKVRTLWWAICVFGIAYFLSHTSKSMWTNIPISILMLSGLRLLSYEVDFRWKVRPVHRQSYLSHLQKKQLSLDDPRLSTLPTAPRWKRKIDSPLVEAAIDDFINKILQDFMVDLWYSSITPDKEAPEQIHILINDVLGEISRRLKQINLLDLLTRDMVDLIGNHLDLYRRNQSSIGADVMGILSSDERDERLRHHLIASKELHPALLSPECEYKVLQRLMGGVLAVVLRPREAQCPLVRCFARELLTCLVMQPIMNLASPGYINELLECIFLAAKDDRSKEARHDKSTDVTSHHSVTTGASNQSSDMALALAMAKITNHGEMSQADCVHDMHSRPADWARSLDAATQRRTQVLAPENLENMWTKGRNYKNKSDSHVRIGTKGPVKKTSGTISTSGHVGNTGNEKLTDKHGSPTRTEDKFVVREKHGSSHSQVSGEVHVKPQLSQDLNKVPSFEGGHLVNEWKEHTNQAAEGNMRLLKRSNSTSALKSLPDIDKTLIGETGEALGAKELRNPHLDFQKEEGSSGVSVSEVVLHGEGSLHVPKLKCRVVGAYFEKIGSKSFAVYSIAVRDAENKTWFVKRRYRNFERLHRYLKDIPNYTLHLPPKRFLSSSIEDSFVHQRCILLDKYLQDLLSIANVAEQHEVWDFLSVTSKNYAFGKSTSVMKTLAVNVDDAMDDIVRQVKGVSDGLLRKVSGSSLPYTTSPTVAERHLALSWNEEEIGKHSSSHSNMETYHSLSDEESTKDAVHDEAASAALIHGWHSDNELTSKGFPPRVLKRFEESKSLASGRSQQLGMKFERFGLYGDLAMNASAASNLLEYPVGVPPEWTPPNVSVPLLNLVDKIFQLNRRGWLRRQVFWISKQILQLVMEDAIDDWLLRQIQWLRRDDIIAQGIRWVQDVLWPNGTFFLKFENNQDEVNSIQYSQKPAQTGSRIGGDKVSHPSSFEMQLEAARRASYVKKMLLAYVCCYAFDGLYNHGDDLPVLPQRWDASMTSSQAFGINVAIAYLYLNIHEYSGKSQGCIWMLNQTEI
- the LOC131218612 gene encoding uncharacterized protein LOC131218612 isoform X1, with product MKAMNSLQDLIEEAKVRTLWWAICVFGIAYFLSHTSKSMWTNIPISILMLSGLRLLSYEVDFRWKVRPVHRQSYLSHLQKKQLSLDDPRLSTLPTAPRWKRKIDSPLVEAAIDDFINKILQDFMVDLWYSSITPDKEAPEQIHILINDVLGEISRRLKQINLLDLLTRDMVDLIGNHLDLYRRNQSSIGADVMGILSSDERDERLRHHLIASKELHPALLSPECEYKVLQRLMGGVLAVVLRPREAQCPLVRCFARELLTCLVMQPIMNLASPGYINELLECIFLAAKDDRSKEARHDKSTDVTSHHSVTTGASNQSSDMALALAMAKITNHGEMSQADCVHDMHSRPADWARSLDAATQRRTQVLAPENLENMWTKGRNYKNKSDSHVRIGTKGPVKKTSGTISTSGHVGNTGNEKLTDKHGSPTRTEDKFVVREKHGSSHSQVSGEVHVKPQLSQDLNKVPSFEGGHLVNEWKEHTNQAAEGNMRLLKRSNSTSALKSLPDIDKTLIGETGEALGAKELRNPHLDFQKEEGSSGVSVSEVVLHGEGSLHVPKLKCRVVGAYFEKIGSKSFAVYSIAVRDAENKTWFVKRRYRNFERLHRYLKDIPNYTLHLPPKRFLSSSIEDSFVHQRCILLDKYLQDLLSIANVAEQHEVWDFLSVTSKNYAFGKSTSVMKTLAVNVDDAMDDIVRQVKGVSDGLLRKVSGSSLPYTTSPTVAERHLALSWNEEEIGKHSSSHSNMETYHSLSDEESTKDAVHDEAASAALIHGWHSDNELTSKGFPPRVLKRFEESKSLASGRSQQLGMKFERFGLYGDLAMNASAASNLLEYPVGVPPEWTPPNVSVPLLNLVDKIFQLNRRGWLRRQVFWISKQILQLVMEDAIDDWLLRQIQWLRRDDIIAQGIRWVQDVLWPNGTFFLKFENNQDEVNSIQYSQKPAQTGSRIGGDKVSHPSSFEMQLEAARRASYVKKMLLGGGAPTALVSLIGPKQYRRCAKDIYYFSQSTICVKQLAYCMLELLLLSLFPELQDLVVDIHEKKDVHPA